In Funiculus sociatus GB2-C1, the following proteins share a genomic window:
- a CDS encoding EcsC family protein codes for MPVKSREGSSTNQMSEAIATATQMAACAAKWGSNVAMVTAEEITNTTTAVSKSAVPAAVQFVEQGTETVGKIVTPIAENPLIKYAAKVPGINVLMTALGQVDVQKAQNEVDKLRQEYPLEKPEQLAHRIMVDTALKAGGIGLATNFLPPLALALFGIELAAIAALQSEMIYRIAAAYGFPLKDPTRRGEVLVIFGLSVGSSGVLKGGLSFVEILPVIGAVVGASSNASLIYTLGYVASRFYEAKKNSAASSAGVTTTG; via the coding sequence ATGCCAGTAAAGAGCAGAGAAGGTTCATCCACAAACCAAATGAGTGAAGCGATCGCTACAGCAACTCAAATGGCTGCTTGTGCGGCTAAGTGGGGTTCTAATGTAGCAATGGTTACAGCAGAAGAGATTACAAATACTACTACTGCTGTCAGCAAGTCGGCGGTACCTGCGGCTGTGCAATTCGTGGAGCAGGGGACGGAAACGGTAGGCAAAATCGTTACTCCTATCGCTGAAAATCCGTTAATCAAATATGCTGCCAAAGTACCAGGCATTAATGTGTTAATGACTGCCCTCGGTCAGGTTGATGTCCAAAAGGCTCAGAATGAGGTAGACAAGCTGCGACAAGAATATCCTCTAGAAAAACCTGAGCAACTGGCTCACCGAATCATGGTCGATACTGCCCTGAAAGCGGGGGGAATTGGATTAGCTACTAACTTTTTGCCTCCTTTAGCGCTTGCTTTGTTCGGGATCGAGCTAGCTGCGATCGCAGCACTGCAATCTGAGATGATCTATCGCATTGCTGCGGCATACGGATTTCCGCTAAAAGATCCCACACGCCGGGGCGAAGTCTTGGTAATTTTCGGTTTGTCTGTGGGAAGTTCTGGAGTCCTCAAAGGCGGGCTGAGTTTTGTAGAAATCCTGCCTGTAATCGGTGCTGTGGTTGGAGCGTCGAGTAACGCTAGTTTGATTTACACTCTAGGATATGTTGCCAGCCGCTTCTATGAAGCAAAGAAAAATTCTGCTGCAAGTAGCGCAGGTGTCACGACGACAGGCTAA
- a CDS encoding adenylate/guanylate cyclase domain-containing protein yields the protein MSLLLRSPSLTQERYSTAPQFPNRRGSQMYDLTRFTLRDMVECGLALRQFGLGAESMEEASNRIVRYLYENFCTKLTGEKSCALVRLFKTHPYEDLEAELAEYARSMLGEYPPLPAMKCMTPLATVGEQTEWNSRHTSVGHKAIPLASESVVAQMPMISQLIRQLGLDIKTVINPDPNLLVEIEQRKYNVFYVPEAIGNPYIPAQDSFVIPFGIKSVLGFGGLLPSGNLFAIIMFLKVQIPHSTAQMFSTLALNVKTALLPFDRGAVFAQKDESAPASRQIFTRNTEREVAQLKSQVVTLTQLLDVFEKSILVQSDRLEQAIEQLADSAQKSEELLLNILPEAIAKQLKQNPAAIAEQFNEVTIMFADLVGFTPLSARLKPIELVNLLNQIFCTFDALAQQLGLEKIKTIGDAYMVAAGLPLPRADHAEAIADMALAMQAAIERLRTEGGVNVQIRIGINTGIVIAGVIGTKKFIYDLWGDAVNIASRMESSGQAGSIQVTEATYERLKDKYVFQKRGAIKVKGKGEMVTYWLVGSFANTRIGA from the coding sequence TTGTCCCTACTGTTGCGATCGCCCAGTTTGACACAAGAGCGGTATTCAACAGCACCCCAATTTCCAAATCGACGAGGAAGTCAGATGTACGACTTGACGAGATTCACTTTAAGGGACATGGTGGAATGCGGGTTGGCTCTACGCCAGTTCGGCTTGGGGGCTGAAAGTATGGAAGAGGCGAGTAACAGAATTGTTAGGTATCTTTACGAAAATTTCTGTACTAAGTTAACTGGTGAGAAATCCTGCGCCCTCGTCCGTTTGTTCAAAACTCACCCTTATGAAGACTTAGAAGCCGAACTTGCCGAGTATGCCCGTAGTATGTTGGGCGAATATCCCCCTTTGCCTGCCATGAAGTGCATGACTCCACTGGCAACGGTAGGAGAACAAACGGAATGGAACTCAAGACACACATCCGTTGGACACAAGGCTATTCCACTGGCAAGCGAATCTGTAGTCGCTCAGATGCCGATGATCTCACAACTCATCAGACAGCTTGGCTTAGATATAAAAACAGTTATCAACCCTGACCCGAATCTTTTAGTAGAAATCGAGCAAAGGAAATACAACGTTTTCTATGTGCCTGAAGCGATTGGCAACCCCTATATTCCCGCCCAGGACTCTTTTGTGATTCCATTCGGAATCAAGTCTGTGTTGGGGTTTGGTGGTCTATTGCCTTCGGGCAATCTGTTTGCAATCATCATGTTCTTGAAAGTCCAGATTCCTCATAGCACGGCTCAGATGTTCAGCACTCTGGCGCTTAATGTAAAGACAGCACTGCTGCCCTTCGATCGAGGAGCTGTCTTCGCTCAAAAAGATGAATCTGCTCCAGCCTCTAGGCAAATATTCACAAGAAACACTGAGCGTGAGGTAGCGCAGCTTAAATCCCAGGTAGTGACTTTAACGCAGTTGCTAGATGTTTTTGAGAAATCGATCTTAGTACAATCCGATCGACTCGAACAAGCCATAGAGCAACTGGCGGACTCCGCGCAAAAGTCAGAAGAGTTATTGCTCAATATTTTGCCAGAGGCAATCGCCAAGCAGCTCAAACAAAATCCAGCTGCGATCGCTGAACAATTCAACGAGGTGACAATTATGTTTGCCGATCTTGTTGGGTTTACGCCCCTATCGGCTCGCTTAAAACCGATTGAGCTGGTTAACTTACTCAATCAGATTTTTTGCACTTTCGACGCACTGGCTCAACAGTTGGGATTAGAAAAAATCAAGACGATTGGCGATGCCTACATGGTAGCCGCTGGGCTACCACTTCCGAGAGCCGATCATGCCGAAGCGATCGCAGATATGGCACTGGCAATGCAAGCTGCGATCGAGCGCTTGCGAACCGAAGGAGGTGTGAACGTTCAAATCCGCATTGGTATTAATACAGGCATTGTTATCGCTGGAGTCATTGGCACGAAGAAATTTATCTATGACTTGTGGGGAGATGCTGTCAATATTGCTTCGCGCATGGAGTCTTCCGGTCAAGCAGGAAGCATTCAGGTGACGGAAGCCACCTATGAGCGACTCAAGGATAAGTATGTGTTCCAAAAACGAGGCGCTATCAAAGTCAAAGGGAAGGGAGAAATGGTGACATATTGGCTCGTTGGCTCCTTTGCAAATACAAGAATTGGGGCTTAG
- a CDS encoding rhodanese-related sulfurtransferase gives MSQVVVTFYKFVKLPDFAEKRYPLLLHCEVQGIRGTILLAAEGINGTIAGSRQAIDSVLSFLRSDPRLVDLEHKESYADSPPFDRMKVRLKKEIVTLGLPQIDPSDRVGTYVSPKEWNELISDPEVTIIDTRNDYEVSIGSFKGAQNPKTASFRQFPHYVRNDLNPSKHKKVALFCTGGIRCEKATSFMMAQGFQEVYHLKGGILKYLEEIPPEESLWEGECFVFDQRVAVREGLAAGTHQMCRSCGHPISEADKTSPHYQENVSCPYCCDRPV, from the coding sequence ATGAGCCAAGTTGTTGTAACTTTCTATAAATTCGTCAAGTTGCCGGACTTTGCCGAGAAGCGATATCCCTTGTTATTGCACTGCGAAGTACAGGGTATTAGAGGGACGATATTGCTTGCAGCAGAAGGCATTAACGGGACGATTGCAGGATCGCGTCAGGCAATTGACTCGGTGCTATCGTTTTTACGCTCCGATCCGCGTCTGGTTGACTTAGAGCATAAAGAGTCTTATGCCGATTCTCCACCATTTGACCGGATGAAGGTGCGGTTGAAGAAAGAAATTGTCACATTGGGATTGCCCCAAATCGATCCAAGCGATCGCGTCGGCACCTATGTCAGTCCGAAGGAGTGGAATGAGCTGATTTCAGATCCAGAAGTAACGATTATTGACACCCGCAACGATTATGAGGTGTCTATTGGTAGCTTTAAAGGAGCGCAAAATCCCAAAACTGCCTCATTCCGCCAATTTCCCCACTACGTTCGCAACGATCTCAATCCCAGCAAACACAAAAAGGTTGCCCTATTCTGCACTGGCGGCATTCGCTGTGAAAAAGCGACATCATTTATGATGGCTCAAGGGTTCCAAGAGGTCTATCACCTCAAGGGCGGCATTCTCAAGTATTTAGAGGAAATTCCACCAGAAGAAAGTTTGTGGGAAGGGGAATGTTTTGTCTTCGATCAACGTGTCGCTGTCCGTGAAGGTTTGGCAGCAGGAACCCACCAAATGTGCCGCAGTTGCGGGCATCCCATCTCGGAAGCTGATAAGACTTCACCTCATTATCAAGAGAATGTTTCTTGTCCCTACTGTTGCGATCGCCCAGTTTGA
- a CDS encoding Crp/Fnr family transcriptional regulator: protein MQATVEQLSEIRVFVDLTPAELEHLQPYTQVQKYSKGEIVLHEGDRLPPKLYALLGGSLQITKTATTGKETILRTLPPGEIFAAPALLGDGISPAMVTAELDSIILTVQRDALLEAIRQTPEISLRMLMVFNSRLQQLHDTVHGLVSERAIVRLARFIQYFASQGTEPTPTGASLKVKLSYYQIARSIGITYEECVRMFKSLKSVVAYSRGGKITVLDAEKLEAIASGTSELHA, encoded by the coding sequence ATGCAGGCAACAGTCGAGCAACTTTCTGAGATTCGGGTTTTTGTGGATCTAACTCCTGCGGAATTAGAACATTTACAACCTTACACCCAAGTACAGAAATACAGCAAAGGGGAGATAGTCTTACATGAAGGCGATCGCTTACCTCCTAAACTATACGCCCTGCTGGGTGGCTCTTTGCAAATCACCAAAACTGCAACAACAGGCAAAGAAACGATTCTGCGTACCCTACCACCGGGGGAAATTTTCGCCGCACCCGCCTTATTGGGTGATGGAATTTCTCCGGCGATGGTGACAGCTGAACTTGATTCAATAATTCTTACAGTACAACGAGATGCCCTCTTAGAAGCAATTAGGCAAACCCCAGAAATTTCCCTGCGAATGCTGATGGTTTTCAATTCTCGATTGCAACAACTCCATGACACAGTGCATGGATTGGTTTCTGAAAGGGCAATTGTACGCTTAGCGCGGTTTATTCAGTATTTTGCATCTCAAGGAACCGAACCAACCCCCACTGGCGCATCTTTGAAGGTGAAGCTTTCCTATTATCAAATAGCGCGGAGTATTGGCATCACTTACGAGGAGTGCGTGCGAATGTTCAAGAGTTTGAAGTCGGTTGTGGCTTACAGTCGCGGTGGTAAGATTACAGTGTTGGATGCTGAAAAATTAGAAGCGATCGCTTCCGGCACCTCAGAACTCCATGCTTGA
- a CDS encoding threo-3-hydroxy-L-aspartate ammonia-lyase, with amino-acid sequence MVLSVTIAEVEAAAVRLSGIAHRTPVLTSKTVNQRTNSQVFFKCENFQRTGSFKFRGAYNAMAQLSKAQKQSGVLTYSSGNHAQAIALAGQLLGIRTTIIMPDDAPAVKQAATRGYGAEVILYNRQETTREALAKDMVSDRHLTLIPPYDHPHVIAGQGTTALELIQEVGKLDLVLVCCGGGGLLSGCAIATKAFSPNCRVIGVEPERADDATRSFHTKTLHTVTNPDTIADGARTPCLGKITFPLVLHYVDDMVTVSEEAIRSTMFFLWLRLKIVVEPTGALAAAALLSGVVTDAKIGVIITGGNVDMTQIGNIFLAR; translated from the coding sequence ATGGTATTATCCGTTACCATCGCCGAGGTGGAAGCTGCTGCGGTGCGCCTTAGCGGTATTGCCCACCGTACACCTGTGTTAACCTCAAAAACTGTCAATCAGCGCACCAACTCTCAGGTGTTCTTCAAGTGCGAGAATTTTCAACGCACAGGTTCGTTTAAGTTTCGGGGTGCGTACAATGCAATGGCGCAGTTATCAAAAGCACAAAAGCAAAGCGGCGTTTTGACGTATTCATCGGGAAATCATGCCCAAGCGATCGCGCTTGCTGGACAACTGCTAGGCATTCGCACTACTATCATCATGCCTGATGATGCACCAGCAGTGAAGCAAGCCGCAACTCGCGGTTATGGTGCTGAGGTAATTTTGTACAATCGTCAGGAAACGACGCGGGAAGCTTTGGCGAAAGATATGGTCAGCGATCGCCATCTCACCCTAATTCCCCCCTACGATCATCCTCATGTGATAGCAGGACAAGGAACAACAGCTTTAGAACTAATTCAGGAAGTTGGAAAATTAGACTTAGTGTTAGTTTGTTGCGGTGGCGGTGGTTTATTATCCGGCTGCGCGATCGCTACCAAAGCTTTTTCACCCAATTGTCGAGTCATCGGCGTAGAACCCGAACGCGCCGACGATGCTACCCGCTCGTTTCACACCAAAACGCTGCATACTGTTACCAATCCTGACACCATCGCCGATGGCGCACGCACACCCTGTTTAGGGAAAATTACCTTTCCGCTGGTGTTGCATTATGTTGATGATATGGTGACAGTATCTGAAGAAGCCATCCGCAGCACCATGTTTTTCTTGTGGCTCCGCTTAAAGATTGTCGTAGAACCCACAGGCGCTTTAGCAGCAGCTGCTTTACTTTCAGGAGTTGTTACAGATGCAAAGATTGGTGTCATCATCACTGGGGGAAATGTGGATATGACACAAATTGGTAACATTTTCCTAGCCCGCTAA